Proteins encoded within one genomic window of Vanrija pseudolonga chromosome 3, complete sequence:
- the aldA_5 gene encoding Aldehyde dehydrogenase — MAAPTFTHTFDHAGYKGTVEVPLGLYIDGKYSVSVDKNAKTIPVVNPTTGEKLVDLPEGLPADVDRALDAARKAYDTKWGLNVPGFERGKLLLKLADLMDRDIPILASLEALDNGKTYAAASLFDAPEAAGCFRYYAGWADKIHGKVIETSDGKLIYTRHEPVGVAGQIIPWNFPLLMFAWKLAPALAVGCTIVIKPSELTPLTAQYMTKLIKEAGFPDGVVNVVNGYGATVGNALSSSDKVDKVAFTGSTAVGRKVLEEAAKSNLKKVTLELGGKGANIIFDDANLADAVKYAAQGIFFNHGQTCCAGSRLYVQRGIYDAFMERFVKVAQKIKVGDPFGQDTFQGPQVSQTQYDRIMNYIECGKQEGAQVITGGARSGKTGFFIEPTIFSGGKKGMKIVEEEIFGPVIVAAVFDTEEEVIKLANDNVYGLSAGVFTQNITKGHRVANKLHAGTVWVNCFNELHSQVPFGGYKSSGLGRELGEYALENYTEIKAVHVRLTPYVGFVTE; from the exons ATGGCTGCTCCCACCTTCACCCACACCTTTGACCACGCCGGCTACAAGGGCACCGTCGAGGTCCCCCTTGGCCTCTACATTGACGGCAAGTACTCGGTCTCGGTCGACAAGAACGCCAAGACGATCCC TGTCGTCAACCCCACCACCGGCGAGAAGCTCGTTGACCTCCCTGAGGGTCTCCCCGCCGATGTCGACCGTGCCCTCGACGCTGCCCGCAAGGCTTACGACACCAAGTGGGGCCTCAACGTCCCCGGCTTTGAGCGTggcaagctcctcctcaagctcgccgacttGATGGACCGTGACATCCCCATCCTTGCTtcgctcgaggccctcgacaACGGCAAGACGTACGCCGCCGCTTCGCTCTTCGACGCCCCCGAGGCCGCTGGCTGCTTCCGCTACTACGCCGGATGGGCCGACAAGATCCACGGCAAGGTCATTGAGACCTCGGACGGCAAGCTCATCTACACCCGCCACGAGCCCGTCGGTGTCGCCGGCCAGATCATCCCCTGGAACTTCCCCCTCCTCATGTTCGCCTGGAAGCTCGCCCCGGCTCTCGCTGTCGGCTGCACCATCGTCATCAAGCCCTCCGAGCTTACTCCCCTCACTGCTCAGTACATGACCAAGCTCATCAAGGAGGCTGGCTTCCCCGACGGTGTCGTCAACGTCGTCAACGGTTACGGTGCCACTGTCGGCAACGccctctcgtcgtcggacaaGGTTGACAAGGTCGCCTTCACTGGCTcgaccgccgtcggccgcaaggtcctcgaggagGCTGCCAAGTCCAACCTCAAGAAGGTTaccctcgagctcggtggcAAGGGTGCCAACATCATcttcgacgacgccaacctcgccgacgccgtcaagtACGCCGCCCAGGGTATCTTCTTCAACCACGGCCAGACCTGCTGCGCCGGTTCGCGTCTCTACGTTCAGCGTGGCATCTACGACGCCTTCATGGAGCGCTTCGTCAAGGTCGCCCAGAAGatcaaggtcggcgacccCTTCGGCCAGGACACCTTCCAGGGCCCCCAGGTCTCGCAGACCCAGTACGACCGCATCATGAACTACATCGAGTGCGGCAAGCAGGAGGGTGCTCAGGTCATCACCGGTGGTGCTCGCTCGGGCAAGACCGGCTTCTTCATTGAGCCCACCATCTTCTCgggcggcaagaagggcatgaagattgtcgaggaggagatctTCGGCcccgtcatcgtcgccgccgtcttcgacactgaggaggaggtcatcaagctcgccaacgacAACGTCTACGGTCTCTCTGCCGGTGTCTTCACCCAGAACATCACCAAGGGCCACCGTGTCGCCAACAAGCTCCACGCCGGTACCGTCTGGGTCAACTGCTTCAACGAGCTCCACTCGCAGGTTCCCTTCGGTGGCTACAAGTCGTCGGGTCTCGgccgtgagctcggcgagtaCGCCCTCGAGAACTACACCGAGATCAAGGCCGTCCACGTCCGCCTCACCCCCTACGTCGGCTTCGTCACCGAGTAA
- the bio2 gene encoding Biotin synthase has protein sequence MAAASRTLAALARRPQALAPALRNARGHAVAVDPHPAAPVRTATEGAVRSDWTRDEVQKIFDAPLMETIYRAASVHRLNHDPSRIQLCTLMNIKTGGCTEDCKYCSQSSSYSTPTKASRLVDIEPVLKAAREAKANGSTRFCMGAAWRDLAGRKSGFEKILTMVKEVRAMDMEVCTTLGMLSPDQARRLKEAGLSAYNHNLDTSREFYPEVITTRTYDERLTTIQAVREAGISVCSGGILGLGEKDEDRVGLIWEVSQMDEHPESFPVNTLVPIPGTPLEGNDPVSHQTVLRTIATARIVLPKTIIRLAAGRHTFNEAEQALAFMAGANAIFTGENMLTTPCSPWDEDKAMLGRWGLRGMRSFEDGESTDVPSQQPGKQPEATA, from the exons ATGGCAGCAGCATCCCGCaccctcgcggccctcgcgcgccgcccccaggcgctcgcccccgccctccgCAACGCCCgcggccacgccgtcgctgtcgacccGCACCCCGCTGCCCCAGTGCGCACTGCCACCGAGGGCGCCGTCCGCAGCGACTggacgcgcgacgaggtgcagaAGATCTTTGACGCACCCCTCATGGAGACGATTTACCGTGCT GCCTCGGTCCACCGCCTCAACCACGACCCGTCGCGTATCCAGCTGTGCACGCTCATGAACATCAAGA CCGGCGGATGTACCGAGGACTGCAAGTACTgctcccagtcgtcgtcgtactcgacCCCGACCAAggcctcgcgcctcgtcgacatcgagCCCGTGCTCAAggctgcgcgcgaggccaaggccaacggcTCGACGCGTTTCTGCATGGGCGCCGCGTGGCGTGACCTTGCTGGCAGGAAGAGTGGTTTCGAGAAGATCCTGACCATGGTCAAGGAGGTCCGCGCCATGGACATGGAGG TCTGCACCACCCTCGGCATGCTCAGTCCCGACCAGGCCCGCCGCCTCAAGGAGGCCGGCCTGAGCGCCTACAACCACAACCTCGACACGTCGCGCGAGTTCTACCCCGAGGTCATCACGACCCGCACCTACGACGAGCGCCTGACCACCATCCAGGCCGTTCGTGAGGCTGGTATTTCGGTCTGCTCGGGTGGTATCCTCGGTCTCGgtgagaaggacgaggaccgTGTCGGCCTTATCTGGGAGGTTTCGCAGATGGACGAGCACCCCGAGTCGTTCCCCGTCAACACCCTTGTCCCTATCCCCGGTACCCCTCTTGAGGGCAACGACCCCGTTTCGCACCAGACCGTCCTCCGCACCATTGCTACCGCCCGTATCGTCCTCCCCAAGACCATCATCCGTCTCGCTGCCGGTCGCCACACGTTCAACGAAGCCGAGCAGGCTCTTGCGTTCATggccggcgccaacgccatcTTCACCGGCGAGAACATGCTTACGACCCCCTGCTCGCCAtgggacgaggacaaggccatGCTCGGCCGCTGGGGCCTCCGCGGCATGCGCTCGTTTGAGGACGGCGAGTCGACCGACGTGCCCTCGCAGCAGCCCGGCAAGCAGCCCGAGGCTACTGCCTAA
- the SPCC1529.01 gene encoding putative transporter codes for MSDTTPSTKKGDGHADVECSAATAAPPSANPVFVDVGYGPEEVIMVAWAPHDPDNPFNWSSARKATTLAVALFISFLSTVMASSVGIMAHWGPEWFHTSHTGYMLSITTYLVAIAFTPLVLAPLSEVFGRNAIYQVTSVIAALLFIPQALSHSLAGLLVSRFFQGIVCSVGNSMVGGTIADLYTAQHRGVAMNVFTLAIYVGQAGGAVFGWVGMRCGIQWCYGIQGLWAALSCVLNAIVLRETRADVILSRRARRLTKQTGVKYLAAADLQHENFWALVSQSATRPLKFLFTEPIVAAVALWIGFSWATIWLGTSSTLLVFGQYGWSPAWQGMSLLINLVGGVLGFASNFHQEWLYQRARRRGGGHAPPEARLYWAAYGGLLFPVGMFIFGWTGQPQFHWAIPATFLALSMWGVYAIYSAVFTYLADAYETYSSSAQAAQSCVRNLFSGLFPLFANTMYKRMGYPKATTTVASVGTLLSAAPVLLIVYGAQLRARSKVASALTKG; via the exons ATGTCGGACACCACGCCAAGCACGAAGAAGGGCGACGGCCACGCCGATGTCGAGTGTTCCGCCGCCACAGCGGCACCCCCGTCCGCCAACCCCGTGTTCGTGGACGTCGGCTATGGCCCGGAAGAGGTTATCATGGTCGCCTGGGCACCGCACGACCCCGAC AACCCGTTCAACTGGTCGTCTGCACGCAAAGCCaccacgctcgccgtcgccctgtTCATCTCGTTCCTCTCCACcgtgatggcgtcgagcgtcggCATCATGGCGCACTGGGGCCCAGAGTGGTTCCATACCTCGCACACGGGGTACATGCTCAGCATTACGACGTACCTCGTGGCCATCGCCTtcacgccgctcgtgctcgcgccgctgagTGAGGTGTTTGGGCGTAACGCCATCTACCAGGTGACGAGTGTGAT cgccgcgctcctcttCATACCCCAAGCCCTGTcccactcgctcgccggcCTTCTCGTGTCGCGCTTCTTCCAAGGCATAGTGTGCAGCGTCGGCAACTCGATGGTCGGCGGCACCATCGCAGACCTGTACACTGCCCAGCACCGCGGCGTGGCGATGAACGTCTTCACGCTGGCCATCTACGTCGgccaggcgggcggcgccgtgttTGGCTGGGTCGGGATGCGCTGTGGCATCCAGTGGTGCTACGGCATCCAGGGGCTGTGGGCTGCGCTGTCGTGTGTGCTCAACGCGATTGTTCTGCGGGAGACACGCGCAGACGTGATCCTGTCccggagggcgaggcggctcACGAAGCAGACGGGGGTCaagtacctcgccgccgccgacctgcaGCACGAGAACTTTTGGGCCCTCGTGTCCCAGTCGGCCACGCGCCCGCTCA AGTTCCTCTTCACCGAGCcgatcgtcgccgccgtcgcgctgtGGATCGGCTTCTCGTGGGCGACCATCTGGCTCGGGACGTCGTCCACGCTCCTCGTGTTCGGGCAGTACGGCTGGAGCCCGGCGTGGCAGGGCATGTCGCTGCTCAtcaacctcgtcggcggggtgctGGGCTTTGCGTCCAACTTCCACCAGGAGTGGCTGTACCagcgtgcgcggcggcgcggcggaggccacgcgccgccggaGGCACGCCTCTACTGGGCCGCGTATGGCGGCCTGCTCTTCCCCGTCGGCATGTTCATCTTCGGGTGGACAGGCCAGCCGCAGTTCCACTGGGCCATCCCGGCGACGTTCCTCGCGCTGTCCATGTGGGGCGTGTACGCAATCTACAGCGCGGTGTT CACatacctcgccgacgcgtaCGAGACCtactcgagctcggcacagGCCGCACAGAGCTGTGTGCGTAACCTCTTCTCGGGCCTGTTCCCGCTCTTCGCCAACACAATGTACAAGCGCATGGGATACCCgaaagcgacgacgactgtGGCATCGGTCGGGACGCTGCTCTCTGCCGCGCCGGTTCTGCTCATCGTGTACGGTGCGCAGCTGAGAGCACGGAGCAAggtcgcgagcgcgctgaCCAAGGGGTAG
- the tim44 gene encoding Mitochondrial import inner membrane translocase subunit tim44, whose product MKPRAASLQALRAPLQGRRAALPAVARPAGSFMRPLSSTSVRLNESKEKATDDAKDKTDDAAGAGKKKEEKRKSSADDDDHGPPQSPFQVFLRVFREEIHKNQGWQSNVKQLQGDVDKLADSAAMKKARDVYERTRIANLMKENPRLAQAAADLKKAGISMQDAVSQALNDSEVLKALARYSNSVSAFADRATAPVRDTAAYKAIASSFEEAFDDASGGAARYGGYTEKEERRKRREARLLKAGKTTKRVAANPDAGEALVLSSEKEPTTSRLHWLTSHPTYQRLRENYYESESPAVETLRSVTSTIAGWFDENETAKVIRTIREIDPDFNIDGFTRELREYIVPEVVDAYLSADRESLKQWCGEATFNVLWATMGQYVKQGLVSESKIMDIKHVDIVSGKLLENDVPVFVISFASQEVLLFKNAKTGENVVGDENAVEQCRYAMVLTRVEAEIDNELTNGWKVVEMARRGQKSFM is encoded by the exons atgAAGCCAAGGGCAGCGAGTCTTCAAGCTCTCCGCGCACCTCTGCAGGGCAGGCGCGCAGCGCTCCCCGCtgtcgcccgcccagcagGCAGCTTCATGCGTCCGctgtcgagcacgtcggtcCGCCTCAACGAGTCCAAGGAAAaagccaccgacgacgcaaAGGACAAGACGgacgacgctgccggcgccggcaagaagaaggaggagaagcgcaagtcgagcgccgacgacgacgaccacggaCCGCCCCAGTCGCCGTTCCAGGTCTTCCTCCGCGTGTTTAGGGAAGAGATCCACAAGAACCAGGGCTGGCAGAGCAACGTCAAGCAGCTCCAGGGTgacgtcgacaagctcgccgactcggccgccatgaagaaggcgcgcgacgtgtACGAGCGGAccagg ATCGCAAACCTCATGAAGGAGAACCCCCGtctcgcgcaggccgccgccgacctcaagaAGGCCGGTATCTCGATGCAGGACGCGGTGAGCCAGGCGCTCAACGACTCGGAGGTGCTCAAGGCGCTGGCGCGGTACTCGAACTCTGTGAGCGCGTTTGCCGACCGCGCGACGGCCCCGGTgcgcgacacggcggccTACAAGGCGATTGCGTCGTCGTTCGAGGAGGCGTTCGACGATGCTAGCGGTGGCGCGGCCCGCTACGGCGGTTAcacggagaaggaggagcgaCGAAAGCGCCGTGAGGCGCGGTTGTTGAAGGCCGGCAAGACGACCAAGCGTGTCGCCGCCAACCCGGA CGCCGGAGAAGCCCTCGTGCTTAGCTCTGAGAAGGAGcccacgacctcgcgccTCCACTGGCTCACCTCGCACCCCACGTACCAGCGCTTGAGGGAAAACTACTACGAGTCCGAGTCGCCCGCTGTCGAGACGCTCCGCTCGGTCACGTCGACAATTGCCGGCTGGTTTGACGAGAACGAGACGGCCAAGGTCATCCGCACGATCCGCGAGATTGACCCCGACTTCAACATTGACGGCTTCACCCGCGAGCTCCGCGAGTACATTGTGCCAGAGGTTGTCGACGCCTACTTGAGTGCGGACCGCGAGTCGCTCAAGCAGTGGTGCGGCGAGGCGACCTTCAACGTGCTCTGGGCTACGATGGGCCAGTACGTCAAGCAGGGCCTCGTGTCCGAGTCGAAGATTATGGACATCAAGCACGTCGACATTGTGTCTGGCAAGCTGCTCGAGAACGACGTGCCCGTGTTTGTCATTTCGTTTGCGTCGCAGGAGGTTCTCCTGTTCAAGAACGCCAAGACGGGCGAGAACGTTGTTGGCGACGAgaacgccgtcgagcagtGCCGCTACGCCATGGTGCTTACgcgtgtcgaggccgagatcgacaACGAGCTCACCAACGGCTGGAAGGTTGTCGAG AtggctcgccgcggccagaAGAGCTTCATGTAA